Genomic segment of Streptomyces alboniger:
GAAGTGCACGGCCTGCTGCGAGGAGCCGCACTGCCGGTCGACGGTGGTCGCCGGCACGGACTCGGGGAAGCCCGCCGACAGGACGGCGTAGCGGGTGGTGTTCATGGCCTGCTCGCCGACCTGGTCGACGGTGCCGCCGATCACGTCGTCGACCAGGGCGGGGTCGATTCCGCTGCGCTCGACGAGGGCGCGCAGGGTGTGGGCGAGGAGTTCGACGGGGTGGACGCCGGCGAGGGCGCCGTTGGGCTTGCCCTTGCCGACGGGGGTGCGTACGGCTTCGACGATGACGGCGTCACGCATGGTGCGGCCTCTTTCGACTACCGAGGGAGATACCAGTGAGTAGGAAATCTGGACTCACCATAACTTCGTGAGTTGGAAAATCAAACCCTCTCGGACGCGCCCCCTAGACTGCCCCGCATGAAGGATCCGCGTCCCTGCTCCATCGCCGATGCCCTCGCCCTGGTCGGCGAGAAGTACTCCCTGCTCGTATTGCGCGAGGTGTGCCTCGGCAACGAACGCTTCGACCAGCTCGTACGCAACATCGGCGCGCCCCGCGACGTCCTCGCCGCACGCCTTCGCCGACTGGTGGAGGCCGGCGTCCTGGAGAAGGTCGTCTACAGCGAGCGTCCGCAGCGCTTCCGGTACCGGCCGACGCGGGCGGGCCTCGAACTGGAGCCGGTCCTGATGACCCTGATGGCGTGGGGTGACCGGCATCTGCGCGGGGACGACGGCCGCCCGATGATCCTTGAGCACGTGTGCGGTCATGAACTGGTCCCCGTGGTGACCTGCGCGGCCTGCGGCGACGCGGTCCGCCACGAGGACCTCACCGCGCATCCCCAGACCCCGGGCTGGACGACGACGGGGCCCTCGGCCGCCTGAACGGCGGCCCGACGCGGGGCCGGGACGCGGCCTGCGACACGGTCGGCGCCGGGCGGCCCGGCGCAGACGAGGCGGCCCTCCCGGCGGTCCCGTAACCCAAGGCCGCTACGCTGCCCCACGACGAGGGGCACGATCACCCCTCGCGTCCCGGCATTCCGCCTCCCGCACGCTCTTCCCCGCACGGCTCCCGCACGCTTCTTCCCGCACGCCCCAGCCACGCTCCTCTACGACCTTGATGACCTCGATGACCGCTGTGACCGCTCGCGCGGTCTGATGATCAGTACTTGGACGGCGCAGTTCTCATGTCTTGGCTTGAATCCTTCATCCTCGGGCTCGTCCAGGGACTGACCGAGTTCCTTCCGATCTCCTCCAGCGCGCACCTGCGGCTGACGGCGGCGTTCGCGGGCTGGCACGATCCCGGCGCGGCCTTCACGGCGATCACGCAGATCGGCACCGAGACCGCCGTGCTGATCTACTTCCGCAAGGACATCGCGCGGATCCTGTCGGCGTGGTTCGGCTCGCTCCTCGGGAAGGTGCCGCGCTCGGACCACGACGCGCAGATGGGCTGGCTGGTCATCGTGGGCTCGATCCCGATCGGCGTCCTCGGCGTGACGTTCAAGGACCAGATCGAGGGCCCCTTCCGCGACCTGCGCCTGATCGCCACCACGCTGATCGTCATGGGCATCGTCCTCGGCATCGCCGACCGCCTCGCGGCCCGTGTCGAGACGGGCGGAAAGCACCGCGCCGTACGCCACCGCAAGGGGCTCAAGGAGCTGGGCGTCAAGGACGGCCTGATCTTCGGCCTCTGCCAGGCGATGGCGCTGATCCCGGGCGTCTCCCGCTCCGGCGCCACGATCAGCGGCGGCCTCCTCATGGGCTACACCCGCGAGGCGGCGGCCCGCTACTCCTTCCTCCTGGCCATCCCCGCCGTGCTCGCCTCGGGCGTCTTCGAGCTGAAGGACGCGGGCGAGGGGCACGTCTCCTGGGGGCCGACGATCTTCGCGACGGTCGTGGCGTTCGTGGTCGGCTACGCGGTCATCGCCTGGTTCATGAAGTTCATCACCACCAAGAGCTTCATGCCGTTCGTCTACTACCGGATCCTGCTCGGCATCGTGCTCGTCGTGCTGGTCAGCATGGGTGTGCTGAGCCCGCACGCGGGCGAGTCGGCGGGCTGAGCGGCGCGTCGTCCGCTTCTGCGCCCCTCGCCGGCCTGCGCTAGGCCTCCGCCCCCTTTACGTACTCCTGGGCCATGCCCCCCGCGAAGTCGTACAGCACGACCGGCTCGTCGCCGACGACCCAGGCGTCGTGACCGGGCGAGCACACGAAGACATCGCCCGGTCCGACTTCGCTTTCGCCTCCGTCGTCCATGCGGATGTGCATCCGCCCCTGGATGACGCAGCCGTTGTGGTGGATCTGGCAACTCTCGGTACCGGTGAGCGGCGCCACGGACTCGGACCAGCGCCAGCCGGGCTCGAAGGTGGCCACGGCGAAGTCCAGTCCTGTGAGATGGACGGCTTCGAGGTGGCCATGGGGGAACTCGAGCTGTTCGTCCGGCTTCTCGACCGTCTTGACCTCCATCATGATGACTTCCTCCGTTCGGGCCATACCCTGCCCATGCTCCGGGAGTCAGTCGTCGCCGCCGCGGGGTCCACGGCCGACATCACCAGCCGACCCCTTTCACTCCATCCTCTGCCTGTCAACCGGAGGATGCCAACCGGGGTCTCGCCCCGGCTCCAGGGGCTCGGGGCCCTCGGAACCTCAGGACTGAGGGCGGCTGCCGTGGTTGGCCGCGTGCTTGCGGCGGGCCTTCTTCTTGCGGCGTCGCTTCGAGGACATGTCGCCACCTCTTCCGGTAGGGACCGATGGGTCGTTTTCCACCGTTCCATACGGATATGGGCGTGGCGACCCGGGAGCCGGTGACGTGATTGATCACGGGGTGGAGGTGTGTGGTAGCTGACAGTTCCGATTGTCGTAGGTATCCCCTAGGCTTGGCGCCATGCCCTTAACCCCACCACCCCGTGGTTCCGTGCGGTCTTCTGTCGAACTGAACGAGAGGATCCGCGGCCTGTGGCTGCGCGCCGGCGGCCGCCTCAGCGCCGAGCAGCGCAGAGAGTACGAGCAGTTGGTGACGGAGTGGGCGGCCGCGGTCCGCGAAGAGATCGTCAAAGCGGCCTGAGGTGCCGCCGTTCACCCTCGCCCCCGGGGTCCGGGTGCCCGTTCCCGCCGCCGGGGAGACCTGGGCCGTCGGCGCGGTCATCCTCAATGAGCGCGGCGAGGCCTTCGCCCAGAAGCGGGGGCCCGGCCGTCGCCTCTTCCCCGACAGCTGGGACATCGTCGGCGGTCATGTCGAGCCCGGCGAGGCGCTTCTCGACGCTCTCGCGCGCGAGATCGAGGAAGAGACCGGCTGGCTGCTGCGGCATGTGCGGCTGTTCCTCGGCGTTGCCGAGTGGACCGGGGACGATGGCGGTGGCGTGCGGCGTGAGGCCGACTACGTCGTCGAGGTCAAGGGGGACCTGAACCGCCCCGCTCTTGAGTGGTCCAAGCACAGCGCGTACGGCTGGTTCGGCCCCGGGCAGCTGCAACGGCTGAAGGAGAACCGTTCCCCCGGGGAGTTCCTGATCCACGACCTCGTCAGCCGCGCGCTCCAGGATCGCTCATCGGCGCGGTGACGTCGGGGCCGCCGTCCGTCCACTCCCGGCCGCCACGCCGACTCCTCTTCATTGCAAGCCCCTTGGCTCGGCACCGCCCGTGCCCAACACTGAGCCGATGACGCAGCGCGTGGAACTCGCCGCCGTGATCGACCGGTTGGCCATCGATGCCCTCATCACCGAGTACGCGGTGACCGTCGACGACGGTGACTGGGACGCCTACCAGCAACTGTTCACCCCGGAAGGACGCGCCGACTACCGCTCGGCCGGCGGCATCGAGGGCGGGTACGCCGAGGTAGCCGCGTGGCTGGCCGGGACGATGCGGATGTTCCCGATGCGCCAGCATCTGATCGTCAACCGCAGGCTTGAGTTCGGCGCGCTGGACCAGGACATCGGTGACACCGCGCGCCTTCAGGCCGACTATGTGAACCCCATGCGGTTCGCCGCCGGCCCCGGCGACCCCGATGCCCCCGGCGCCTCCACGGCCCCCGACTTCATCTGCGGCGGGCGCTACGCCTTCTCGCTCGTGCGTACGTCCAGCGGCTGGCGGATGCGGGCGGTGGCCGTGCGGGAGAAGTGGCGCCGGGGCGGCGACCGGCCGCGCTCGACGCCTGTCGACGACTGACGCCTCCCGCACGGCAGTTCGCCCGCCGCGACCCGCCACGCCACGCCCGCCATGCCACAGCCCGCCACGCCCCTCAGCAGCCCGTGCCACCCGAACAAATGCCCACTGTTCTAGATCGTCAGCGGCACGCACACTGGGTACACGACCGGGCGTCGGGGACCGAGGGAGGCGCTGCATGGATCTGTTCGGCGACGACCGGCGGGGGCGGCCCGCGCTCCGCGCCGAGCCGCTGCTCACCTCACGTTGGTGGCGGGGCGGCATCGCGGTCCTGACCGGGGCGCTGCCGGCCCTCGCGTTCCCCGCCGCGTCACTGTGGTGGTTCGCGTACGTGGCGCTGGTGCCGTGGATCCTCCTGGTCCGTACGGCCGCGACCGGGCGGCGGGCCATGCTCGACGGCTGGCTCGGCGGCCTCGGCTTCATGGTCGCCGTGCATCACTGGCTGCTGCCGAGCCTGCATGTGTTCACGGTCGTCATCGCCGCGTTGCTCGGCCTGTTGTGGGCCCCGTGGGGCCGGCTGGTGCGCAGGTTCCTCGGTGGCGTACCCACGCCGGGGCGCGCCGCGGCCGCGCTGGTGGTGCTCCCCTCGGCCTGGCTGATGGTCGAACTGGTCAGGTCCTGGGAGGGCTTGGGCGGGCCCTGGGGCCTGCTCGGCTCCAGCCAATGGCAACTGCCCCCGGCCCTGCGGCTGGCCTCGGTGGGTGGGGTGTGGCTGCTGAGCGCGCTGGTGGTGGCCGTCAACACGGCCATCACGCTGCTGGCCGTCGCGTGGATGGCGCGCGGGGTGCCGACTGCGAGGCGCCTGCGCCGGCCGGCTTCCCGAGAGGGCGGGGCGCCGGGGCTCGGCGAGCGGAAGACGGTCGGTGCCGGTGTGTCGGGGACGCCCGCGACGGCGCGGCCGGAAACGTCCGTGGCCACCGTGCCGAAGGCACAACGGACCACTGGCCTCCGGATATCCGGTACAGCGGAACTGCCGTCGCCCCGGGCCCGAGGCGCCGAGGAATCCGGCGCCGCCGGGCCGGAAATACCCCTCGCCTCAGCCCCCGAGGCATCCATCACCGCCGGGCCAAGGGCGCCCCAGGCCTCAGCCCCCGAGGCCTCCGGCACCCACGGACCGTCCGCACCCCACCCGACGCCCGCTACATCCGGCCCCACCGCACCCCACCCGACGCCCACTACACCCGGACCGACAGCAGCCCACCCCTCACCCCTCACACCCGCACCAACCCCTCTGCACAAAGGCCCCGCCGCCCCCGCCCTGGCCGGGCTCGTCGCCGTCGCCGTCACCGCCGTCGCGGCCTGGGCCTGGGCGCCCCGGCCCGAAGTCGCGGGGCACGTTCGGGTCGCCGTCGTGCAGCCCGGTGTCATCGACGGCGCCGGGAAGCGGCTGGAGCGCGAGGAAGCGCTGACCCGCTCGCTCGCGGGGCGGGACCTCGACCTGGTCGTGTGGGGCGAGAGCAGCGTCGGTTTCGACCTGGCGGACCGGCCCGACGTGGCGCGCCGCATCACCGCGCTCTCCCGCGACATCGGCGCGGACATCCTGGTGAACGTGGACGCTCGCCGCTCCGACCGGCCCGGCATATTCAAGAGTTCCGTGCTCGTGGGCCAGGACGGCCCGACCGGCGACCGCTACGACAAGATGCGTCTCGTGCCCTTCGGCGAGTACATACCGGCGCGTTCCCTGCTCGGCTGGGCCACCTCCGTCGGCAAGGCGGCCGGCGAGGACCGCAGGCGCGGCGACCGCCAGGTGGTGATGGACGCGGGGCACGGCCTGCGGGTCGGGCCGCTGGTCTGCTTCGAGTCGGCGTTCCCCGACATGAGCCGTCAACTGACCCGTGACGGCGCACAGTTGCTGCTCGCCCAGTCCGCCACCTCGTCGTTCCAGGCCAGCTGGGCCCCCGAGCAGCACGCCTCGCTCGCCGCGGTCCGCGCCGCCGAGACCGGCCGCCCGATGGTGCACGCCACCCTCACCGGCGTCTCCGCGGTGCACGCCCCGGACGGCTCACGCCTCGGCACCCCGCTCGGCACCTCGGCGAGCGCCGCCGCGGTGTACGACGTACCGCTGGGCAAGGGCACCACCGCGTACGTCAGATGGGGCGACTGGCCCGTGCACGGCGCGCTCGTGGTGCTCGGGGCGCTCTGCGCGGCCGAGGGTGCGCGAGCCCTCAGGCGGCGCCCTGTCCCTGAGCGGCGCGGACCACGCGCTCGCACAGCTCATGGGTCGCCAGTGCGTCCCGGGCGCTGAGCACCTTCCCCGCGCGTACGGCGTCGAGGAAGGCGAGGACGGCCTGCTCGATGCCGCGCTGCCGGGCCACCGGAACCCAGTCGCCGCGCCGCCGCACACTGGGCTGGCCCTTGTGGTCGATGACGTCGGCGAGGTTGACCACCTGCCGTTTGGTGTCCTGCCCGGAGACCTCCAGGACCTCCTCGGTGGAGCCGCTCAGCCGGTTCATCACGCCGAGCGCGGTGAAGCCGTCACCCGCCAGTTGCAGCACGACGTGCTCCATGAGCCCCTCGACGACCCGGGCGCGCACCCCGACGTGGTCGATCGGCCCCGGCGCCAGGAAGCGCAGCGTGTCCACGACGTGGATGAAGTCGTCGAGCACGAGGGTGCGCGGGTCCTCGGGCAGCCCGACGCGGTTCTTCTGCATCAGGATCAGCTCGCGCGGGTGGTCGGCGCACTGGGCGTATCCGGGCGCGTAGCGGCGGTTGAAGCCGACGGCGAGGCTGACACCGCGGTCCTCGGCGAGGTGCACGAGGCGCTCGGATTCGGCGAGTTCGTACGCGAGGGGCTTGTCGACGTACGTCGGCACGCCCGCCTCGATGAGCCGGGTGACGATCTCCGGGTGCGCGGCGGTCGGCGCGTGCACGAACGCGGCGTCCAGGCCCTGCGCGAGCAGCGCGTCCAGGTCGGTGTGGCAGTGGGCGTCGGGGATGTGGTGGACGCCCGCGACCCGCGCGAGCGTGGCGGGCGTGC
This window contains:
- the lnt gene encoding apolipoprotein N-acyltransferase, whose protein sequence is MDLFGDDRRGRPALRAEPLLTSRWWRGGIAVLTGALPALAFPAASLWWFAYVALVPWILLVRTAATGRRAMLDGWLGGLGFMVAVHHWLLPSLHVFTVVIAALLGLLWAPWGRLVRRFLGGVPTPGRAAAALVVLPSAWLMVELVRSWEGLGGPWGLLGSSQWQLPPALRLASVGGVWLLSALVVAVNTAITLLAVAWMARGVPTARRLRRPASREGGAPGLGERKTVGAGVSGTPATARPETSVATVPKAQRTTGLRISGTAELPSPRARGAEESGAAGPEIPLASAPEASITAGPRAPQASAPEASGTHGPSAPHPTPATSGPTAPHPTPTTPGPTAAHPSPLTPAPTPLHKGPAAPALAGLVAVAVTAVAAWAWAPRPEVAGHVRVAVVQPGVIDGAGKRLEREEALTRSLAGRDLDLVVWGESSVGFDLADRPDVARRITALSRDIGADILVNVDARRSDRPGIFKSSVLVGQDGPTGDRYDKMRLVPFGEYIPARSLLGWATSVGKAAGEDRRRGDRQVVMDAGHGLRVGPLVCFESAFPDMSRQLTRDGAQLLLAQSATSSFQASWAPEQHASLAAVRAAETGRPMVHATLTGVSAVHAPDGSRLGTPLGTSASAAAVYDVPLGKGTTAYVRWGDWPVHGALVVLGALCAAEGARALRRRPVPERRGPRARTAHGSPVRPGR
- a CDS encoding NUDIX hydrolase codes for the protein MPPFTLAPGVRVPVPAAGETWAVGAVILNERGEAFAQKRGPGRRLFPDSWDIVGGHVEPGEALLDALAREIEEETGWLLRHVRLFLGVAEWTGDDGGGVRREADYVVEVKGDLNRPALEWSKHSAYGWFGPGQLQRLKENRSPGEFLIHDLVSRALQDRSSAR
- a CDS encoding undecaprenyl-diphosphate phosphatase — its product is MSWLESFILGLVQGLTEFLPISSSAHLRLTAAFAGWHDPGAAFTAITQIGTETAVLIYFRKDIARILSAWFGSLLGKVPRSDHDAQMGWLVIVGSIPIGVLGVTFKDQIEGPFRDLRLIATTLIVMGIVLGIADRLAARVETGGKHRAVRHRKGLKELGVKDGLIFGLCQAMALIPGVSRSGATISGGLLMGYTREAAARYSFLLAIPAVLASGVFELKDAGEGHVSWGPTIFATVVAFVVGYAVIAWFMKFITTKSFMPFVYYRILLGIVLVVLVSMGVLSPHAGESAG
- a CDS encoding Gfo/Idh/MocA family protein, translated to MKIGCIGLGDIAQKAYLPVLTTQAGVELHLQTRTPATLARVAGVHHIPDAHCHTDLDALLAQGLDAAFVHAPTAAHPEIVTRLIEAGVPTYVDKPLAYELAESERLVHLAEDRGVSLAVGFNRRYAPGYAQCADHPRELILMQKNRVGLPEDPRTLVLDDFIHVVDTLRFLAPGPIDHVGVRARVVEGLMEHVVLQLAGDGFTALGVMNRLSGSTEEVLEVSGQDTKRQVVNLADVIDHKGQPSVRRRGDWVPVARQRGIEQAVLAFLDAVRAGKVLSARDALATHELCERVVRAAQGQGAA
- a CDS encoding winged helix-turn-helix transcriptional regulator, which encodes MPRMKDPRPCSIADALALVGEKYSLLVLREVCLGNERFDQLVRNIGAPRDVLAARLRRLVEAGVLEKVVYSERPQRFRYRPTRAGLELEPVLMTLMAWGDRHLRGDDGRPMILEHVCGHELVPVVTCAACGDAVRHEDLTAHPQTPGWTTTGPSAA
- a CDS encoding cupin domain-containing protein — protein: MMEVKTVEKPDEQLEFPHGHLEAVHLTGLDFAVATFEPGWRWSESVAPLTGTESCQIHHNGCVIQGRMHIRMDDGGESEVGPGDVFVCSPGHDAWVVGDEPVVLYDFAGGMAQEYVKGAEA
- a CDS encoding nuclear transport factor 2 family protein — protein: MTQRVELAAVIDRLAIDALITEYAVTVDDGDWDAYQQLFTPEGRADYRSAGGIEGGYAEVAAWLAGTMRMFPMRQHLIVNRRLEFGALDQDIGDTARLQADYVNPMRFAAGPGDPDAPGASTAPDFICGGRYAFSLVRTSSGWRMRAVAVREKWRRGGDRPRSTPVDD